From a region of the Phaseolus vulgaris cultivar G19833 chromosome 6, P. vulgaris v2.0, whole genome shotgun sequence genome:
- the LOC137832685 gene encoding probable NAD(P)H dehydrogenase (quinone) FQR1-like 1, which produces MVTKVYVVYYSTHGHVEKLAKEIEKGAASVEGVEAKLWQVPETLSEEVLRKIGSPPKSDVPIIKPRELVEADGFLFGFPTTYGAMAAQFKTFFDATVSLWRTQALTGKPAGFFFSSSSQGGGQETTALTSITQLVHHGMIFVPVGYTFGDAMFEMENLKGGSPYGAGTYAGDDNSRQPSELELAQAFHQGKYFAGIAKKLKGSL; this is translated from the exons ATGGTTACCAAGGTTTACGTTGT TTACTATTCTACGCATGGACATGTTGAGAAGCTTGCTAAAGAGATAGAAAAAGGAGCTGCTTCCGTGGAAGGAGTAGAAGCAAAACTGTGGCAG GTGCCTGAAACACTGTCTGAAGAAGTTCTTAGGAAGATAGGATCCCCACCAAAGAGTGATGTTCCTATTATTAAACCCCGCGAGCTTGTTGAGGCTGATGGGTTTTTGTTTGGTTTTCCCACAACATATGGAGCTATGGCTGCTCAATTTAAAACGTTTTTTGATGCCACTGTGAGCCTATGGCGCACACAGGCACTAACAGGAAAGCCTGCAGGCTTCTTCTTCAGCAGCAGTTCTCAAGGAGGTGGACAAGAAACCACTGC GTTGACATCTATTACTCAGCTTGTTCACCATGGGATGATCTTTGTGCCCGTTGGATACACATTTGGCGATGCCATGTTTGAGATGGAGAACTTGAAAGGTGGTTCCCCATATGGTGCAGGAACTTATGCTGGGGATGATAATTCAAGGCAGCCAAGTGAGTTAGAATTGGCTCAAGCTTTTCATCAAGGAAAGTACTTTGCAGGCATTGCAAAGAAGCTTAAGGGTTCcctttga